The stretch of DNA AGGCGGGGCGGCAGTCGAACCAACCGAGCAGGACGGACAGTCGGGCCAGCCGGGCGGGCGGCGGCACCGTCCGGCTGGCCACGGCAGGTAGTCCCACGATCGTCAGCGCGGGCAACCCGTTCGATTCGGGCGGATCCGGCGGTGGTCGGTGACGGCGGGAGTACGCGGACGTGAGCACCCTCGCAGCCATCACCGGTGACGACCCTCCCTGTGGACAACCCCATCGCACTGCCGTACAGGTGTTCTAATCTTGTTCCATGTCCACCGCCCTCGCCTCGCCGACCGCCACTCACGGCCGTGCACTGCTGGCGCGGATCGCCGAGCAGCTCGAGGCACTGGGCCGACTCGCGTACGGCCAGGTCGCGGCCGAGGAGCTGCAGGACCTGGCCCGCTCCACCGAAGCGGTGGCCCGGCTGGTGCTCGCCGTGCAGGTCGCGCAGACCGTCGCGATCGACCAGCGGGGCCTGGCGACGGCCGCGTCGTGCCCGTCGACGGCGTCACTGTTGCGACAGCTGCTGCGCATCCCGGCGCACGAGGCTCGGTCCCGGGTCCGCGCCGCCCGCGCGACGCGGCCGCGGGACCTGCCGTCGGGCGGCGAGGCGCCTGCGGAGCTGCCGCTGCTCGGTGCCGCTGTCGACAGCGGCCTGCTCGACCGGTCGCACCTCGACACCGTCATCGCGACGATGCACCGACTGCCCACCGCCCTCGCCGACGACGTGCGCGTCGAGGCCGAGCAACAGCTCGTCTCCTACGCCACCGACCTCGAGCCCGACCAGTTCCGCAAGGTCGCCGCCCACCTCGCCGAGGTGCTCGACCCGGACGGCGGGCTCGACCAGGACGCAGCGGCCGCCCGGGCGGAGTTCACCATCGGCGTCCGCAACGCCGCCACCGGACTGACACCGGTCCACGGCCGGCTGGACGACCTGTCGGTCGAGACACTGCGCCTCGCCATCGACGGCCTCGCAGCACCTCGGCCCGCGTCCGACGGGGTGCCTGACCCGCGACCGCCCGCGGTCCGGCGGGCCCACGCACTGATCGAGGTGATCCGCCGCGCCGTCGGTCACGCCGACCTGCCCGGTCACGGCGGCCGCCGCCCGCAGATCACCGTCACGGTGCCGTGGGATCCCGCCCGCCGACAGCTCGGGGCCGCGGTGACCGACAGCGGTGCGACGCTGACCGCGCGCACCCTCCGGCAGCTGCTGTGCGACGCGGACGTGCTGCCGGCCGTGCTCGGAGGCGACAGCCAGGTGCTCGACCTCGGCCGCTCCACCAGAACCTTCAGTCGCGCGATCCGCCGGGCGATCACCATCCGCGACCGCGGGTGCGCGTTCCCGGGGTGTGACCGCCCGCCGTCGTGGACCGATGTGCACCACCTCCGGTTCTGGACCCGCGACCTCGGACCCACCAGCTACGACAACGGTTGCCTGCTGTGCCCGTACCACCACGCCGAGATCCACAAGGAACAGTGGCAGGCCCGCATGTCCACCGACGGCGTGCCGGAGTTCGTCCCACCCCGCTGGATCGACCCCGAGCGACGGCCGCGGCGCAACACCGTGCACCACCTGGCTCCGGTCCTCGAGCCGCCGTGAGACCGCGCCGGCCTCGGCTCCTCCCGCACGAGCGCGCGCAAGCCCGCGTCCGCGGCCCGGCCGCTCCCGGCATCATGGAGGGCGTGCTGGATCTGGACCGACTCGAATTCGAAGACCTGGTGAGCGAAGCCCTGGACATGATCCCGGAGCAGTTCACCCGGGCGATGGACAACGTCGTGGTGCTGGTCGAGGAGAAACACCCGACCGAGAGCCTGTACGGGCTGTACCACGGGGTCGCCCTCACCGAGCGGACCCATCAGTACTCCGGCGCCCTGCCCGACACCATCACCATCTACCGCCAGCCCATCCTGGCCCGGGCCACCTCTTACGAGGGCGCCCGCGAGCAGGTCATCACCACCGTCATCCACGAGGTCGCACACCACTTCGGCATCGACGACGACCGGCTGGACGAGCTCGGCTGGGCGTGACCCCGTGGGACGATCGGCTCCCGTCCCGAACCCCCGGAGCAGCCCCATGATCCGCGTCGCCACCATCGGCACCAGCACCATCACCGAGCGCTTCGCCGAGGGTGTGGCCGCCGTCGACGGGATCACGATCAGCCACGTCCACTCCCGCGATCCCGCGAAGGCGGCCGCCACCGCTGCGACTTTCGGCGCGGAACCCGCCTCGGACCTGGCCGCGCTGCTCGCCTCCGACGCGATCGACGCGGTCTACGTCGGCAGCCCCAACAGCGTCCACCACGGGCAGGTACTCGCCGCGGTCACCGCCGGCAAGCACGTCCTCGTCGAGAAGCCGGCGGTGCCGACCGTCGCCGAATGGGACGAGCTGGTCGACGCGGCCCGCGCGTCCGGGGTGGTGCTCATCGAGGCGATGCGCACGGCCTACGACCCCGGGCTGGACGCCGTGCGCGCCGCGCTGCCCGCTGTCGGAACGGTCCGACGCGTCTCCTTCCGGTACGGCAAACGGTCCTCGCGGTACGACCAGGTGCTGACCGGGGAACGGGTCAACATCTTCGATCCGGCGATGGCCGGTGGCGCACTCAACGATCTGGGCGTCTACTGCGCGCACGCCCTGGTCTCCCTGCTCGGTGAACCCGAGCGCGTCGCGGCGGCCCTGGTACCGATCGCCGCCGGCTCCGACGGTGCGGGGGCCGCGCTCGCCGTCTACGAAGGCTTCGTCGCCGATCTGAGCTGGTCCAAGATCACCGACTCCGCGCTGCCCAGTGAGATCCAGGGCGAAGTCGGCACCCTCGAGGTCGATGCCATCGACAGCGCGCGCCGGCTCACCCTGCGGTTCGTCGACGGCCGGGTCGAGGAGCGCACGGTGGACGCACCCGCGGGGACCCTGACCGACGAGGCCCGCCGCTTCGCCGAGCTCATCGCGGCGAACGGCGACCACACGCGCGACCAGCAGTGGACGCGACAGACGCTGCGGCTGCTGGAAGCCATTCGGGCGGCGGGCTAGGCGTGGACCTCCCCGCCGTCATCGCGGAGGCGACCGCGGTGCTCACGGCGGCCGGGGTCCCGACGCCGGGCGAGGACGCCCGGCGGCTGGTGCAACACGTCGTCGGGGCGGCGACTCAGGTCGACGATCCCGCGGGGGTCGCCGCACTCGTGCAGCGGCGGGCCGACCGGGAGCCGATGCAGTACCTGCTCGGGCGGGCGTCGTTCCGGGGGCTCACGCTGGCGGTCGGGCCCGGCGTGTTCGTGCCGCGGGCCGAGACCGAGCAGACCGTGCAGCTGGCGATCGACGCGCTGGCCGCCGCCGGGGCGCATCCGGTCGGGGTGGACCTGGGCACCGGGTCGGGCGCGGTCGCGCTGGCGATGGCTGCGGAGGTGCCGCAGGCGACGGTGGTCGGGGTGGAGGTCGCACTGGAGGCGTTCGCCTGGGCCGAGCGCAACGCCCGCGGCGTCGACAACGTCCGGATGCTCCTCGGCGACCTGGCCGACGCGCTGCCGGAACGCGACGGTGCCGTCGACGTGGTGATGTCGAATCCGCCGTACATCCCGACCGGAATGGTGCCGCGGGAGGTCGAGGTGCGGCGGCACAGCCCGGCGGTCGCGCTGTTCGGC from Nakamurella deserti encodes:
- a CDS encoding Gfo/Idh/MocA family protein; this translates as MIRVATIGTSTITERFAEGVAAVDGITISHVHSRDPAKAAATAATFGAEPASDLAALLASDAIDAVYVGSPNSVHHGQVLAAVTAGKHVLVEKPAVPTVAEWDELVDAARASGVVLIEAMRTAYDPGLDAVRAALPAVGTVRRVSFRYGKRSSRYDQVLTGERVNIFDPAMAGGALNDLGVYCAHALVSLLGEPERVAAALVPIAAGSDGAGAALAVYEGFVADLSWSKITDSALPSEIQGEVGTLEVDAIDSARRLTLRFVDGRVEERTVDAPAGTLTDEARRFAELIAANGDHTRDQQWTRQTLRLLEAIRAAG
- a CDS encoding metallopeptidase family protein encodes the protein MIPEQFTRAMDNVVVLVEEKHPTESLYGLYHGVALTERTHQYSGALPDTITIYRQPILARATSYEGAREQVITTVIHEVAHHFGIDDDRLDELGWA
- the prmC gene encoding peptide chain release factor N(5)-glutamine methyltransferase, which produces MDLPAVIAEATAVLTAAGVPTPGEDARRLVQHVVGAATQVDDPAGVAALVQRRADREPMQYLLGRASFRGLTLAVGPGVFVPRAETEQTVQLAIDALAAAGAHPVGVDLGTGSGAVALAMAAEVPQATVVGVEVALEAFAWAERNARGVDNVRMLLGDLADALPERDGAVDVVMSNPPYIPTGMVPREVEVRRHSPAVALFGGTDGMDVLRQVSTTARRLLRIGGTLVIEHGEQQAAAVAAILVADGWRDPATHRDAAGRDRATTARR
- a CDS encoding HNH endonuclease signature motif containing protein, with translation MSTALASPTATHGRALLARIAEQLEALGRLAYGQVAAEELQDLARSTEAVARLVLAVQVAQTVAIDQRGLATAASCPSTASLLRQLLRIPAHEARSRVRAARATRPRDLPSGGEAPAELPLLGAAVDSGLLDRSHLDTVIATMHRLPTALADDVRVEAEQQLVSYATDLEPDQFRKVAAHLAEVLDPDGGLDQDAAAARAEFTIGVRNAATGLTPVHGRLDDLSVETLRLAIDGLAAPRPASDGVPDPRPPAVRRAHALIEVIRRAVGHADLPGHGGRRPQITVTVPWDPARRQLGAAVTDSGATLTARTLRQLLCDADVLPAVLGGDSQVLDLGRSTRTFSRAIRRAITIRDRGCAFPGCDRPPSWTDVHHLRFWTRDLGPTSYDNGCLLCPYHHAEIHKEQWQARMSTDGVPEFVPPRWIDPERRPRRNTVHHLAPVLEPP